The sequence GTATGCCTCTGGATGAGGCAGTTGATTACGCGGCATCGCCAGGTCACAACCACCTTCCGCCCGAGGCACGCCCGCATGACGTTCTCTAATTTCCTCGTAGGCTGTTTGCGTACGGCGCTCATGACCAGCGCGCTATTGTGGGCGGGCTGGGTGCATGCCGAAACCGTATTGCGTGTGCTTACCTGGCCGGGTTATGCCGATCCGGATGTGGTGTCAGCATTTGAAAAGAAAACCGGTGCGCGTCTGGAGGTCACTTTCGTCAATACTGACGACGAACTGTGGAGCCGGTTGTCAACAAATAACGGCGGCGACTTCGACGTGTTTGCGGTCAATACGGCGGAACTGCAGCGTTATATCGACAAGGGCCTGAGTGCGCCGCTAGACCTGGCTAGCATCCCTAATCAGGCCCGCCAGCTGCCGCGTTTTCGCGATATCGCCGCGATTCCCGGCCTGATGCGCGGCAAACGCTTGTACGCCATCCCATTTACGTATGCCGAGATGGGGCTGATCTACAACCGCAAACTCGTCAAGCAAGAGCCGGCGTCCATGGAGGCCATGTGGGATCCGCAATATCGTGGCAAGGTGCTTGCCTACAGTGGCAGCGTGCACAATTTTTCCGTCGCTGCGATGCTCGACGGCAGTAAAAATCCTTTTCGGCTGAGCGCTGATGAGCTCCGCGCCGCCAGCCGGCGGCTGGTAGGCTTGCGCCGCAACGTGCTGGCGTTCTATTCCTCGCCTGAGGAGGCGGTCCAGTTGTACCTCGGGAATGACGTCGCGCTGGTCTTTGCCAACTTTGGTACTCAGCAGTTGCAGGCGCTGCGGGCAGCGGGTGCGGATGTCGGTTACGTGGTGCCGAAGCAGGGCGTTCTGGCATGGCTGGATTGCTGGTCCGTCACCGGACGGGCCCGTTCGCCCCAACTGGCGGCGCAATGGATCGATATGACCTTGCAAGCCGATGTCAGTGCCCGTTTCAGCGAGCGGCACGGGCTCGCCAATACGGTCACGGCGACGTCACTGAGCAATGCCAGCGATAAACTGACCTGGCTGGAGCCAGCCGAAGATGCGGATAAGCGTCATGCGCTATGGACAAGAATATTGTCCGGCGATGTGTTGCAGAAATTTTAACCATCATGCGCCTCGGAGTCGGACTCAAATTAGGTATCTGGTTAGCACTGTTCGGTATTTTGTCGACCGCATTGACCGGTTACTACGCCTATTCGCAAAGCCGGAAATTGCTGATCTCTGCAGCGGAAGACAAGCTGCTGACAGCCACCGAGGTGCTTGGACAGCGCTTTGTCGATAAACTCATTCCCGTTACTGAAGACCTCGGCATGCTCGCCGCGTTGTCTGCGATGGTGGCGTTGACCGATGGGGTTGGTGGTGCAGACGCGGCAATACGCCACGAGGCCAAGTTGCAGGAGGTGTTTGCGAGCATGCTCAAGTCGCGTATCGATTACGTGCAGATACGTCTTATCGGTGTCGCCGGGTTCGGTCGTGAGGTGATTCGTGTCGACCGTACCGGAGCAGGTATTGAACTGATCGGCAATGACGATCTGCAAGAAAAAGGGCATCTTCCGTATTTTTTTGAGGCCGCCAAAGTCGCTGCGGGGGAGTTCTACTTTTCGAAGATTAGTCTCAATCGTGAACGCCACTGGCAAGCCGGCGTCGACATGCCGACCTTGCGGATCGCCAGCCCGGTGCGCGGTAGCGACGGCAAGGTATTCGGCATCGTGATTGTCAACGTGGATCTTGATCGCCTGTTTAAGCGGATACGCAGCAACCTGCCGCGCAATATCGACCTTGTCCTGACCAATGATGAGGGGGACTACCTGATCCATCCTGATCAGCGCAAGACCTTCGGTTTTGAACGCGGGCGACGCATCCTGATCCAGAACGATATCGGGGCCATCAAGGTCCTGCTCAAACCGGGACCCGTCAGGCATTTGCTGACCAGGACCAACAGTGCCAACAGCGATGAGGTCAATGCCGGTGCTTTCATCCGCATGCCTTATGGCAGTGCCGAGCAGCATCATTTTGTTTTGCTGGGATTGCAGATTCCGCTTGATGTGGTTCTGCACGATAGCGAATTGCTCGGTATGACGATCATCCAGATTACGGTGTTATGTAGTCTGGCGGCGGTCTGTCTGTCTTTCCTGCTGTCCTTCGTGCTGGCCAAACCGTTCAATGCGATCGCTGCTGCGGTCAAGCAATTTGAGGCCGGCAACGTAATCGTTAATTTACCCACCGGGCGCGCCGATGAAATTGGCTATCTGGCCCGCAGCTTTTTGCAAATGAGTAAGCGGCTCAGCAGCCAGGTCGGTGACT comes from Actimicrobium sp. CCC2.4 and encodes:
- a CDS encoding ABC transporter substrate-binding protein — encoded protein: MTFSNFLVGCLRTALMTSALLWAGWVHAETVLRVLTWPGYADPDVVSAFEKKTGARLEVTFVNTDDELWSRLSTNNGGDFDVFAVNTAELQRYIDKGLSAPLDLASIPNQARQLPRFRDIAAIPGLMRGKRLYAIPFTYAEMGLIYNRKLVKQEPASMEAMWDPQYRGKVLAYSGSVHNFSVAAMLDGSKNPFRLSADELRAASRRLVGLRRNVLAFYSSPEEAVQLYLGNDVALVFANFGTQQLQALRAAGADVGYVVPKQGVLAWLDCWSVTGRARSPQLAAQWIDMTLQADVSARFSERHGLANTVTATSLSNASDKLTWLEPAEDADKRHALWTRILSGDVLQKF
- a CDS encoding diguanylate cyclase domain-containing protein; protein product: MRLGVGLKLGIWLALFGILSTALTGYYAYSQSRKLLISAAEDKLLTATEVLGQRFVDKLIPVTEDLGMLAALSAMVALTDGVGGADAAIRHEAKLQEVFASMLKSRIDYVQIRLIGVAGFGREVIRVDRTGAGIELIGNDDLQEKGHLPYFFEAAKVAAGEFYFSKISLNRERHWQAGVDMPTLRIASPVRGSDGKVFGIVIVNVDLDRLFKRIRSNLPRNIDLVLTNDEGDYLIHPDQRKTFGFERGRRILIQNDIGAIKVLLKPGPVRHLLTRTNSANSDEVNAGAFIRMPYGSAEQHHFVLLGLQIPLDVVLHDSELLGMTIIQITVLCSLAAVCLSFLLSFVLAKPFNAIAAAVKQFEAGNVIVNLPTGRADEIGYLARSFLQMSKRLSSQVGDLQAREQHLQHLAHHDLLTGLPNRAMFQHVLATMIDKARGEDSRFCLMFIDLDKFKQVNDQLGHVVGDQALQLAALRMGASVRGDDLVARLGGDEFTILVRNFRHESDVTAMAQKLIHVFDQPFAVDGHEFEMTCSIGISMFPQDGKDGDQLLNAADAAMYRAKLGTRSRVEWFSDLSRGAP